A genomic region of Anas acuta chromosome 25, bAnaAcu1.1, whole genome shotgun sequence contains the following coding sequences:
- the LOC137844529 gene encoding feather keratin Cos2-3-like: MPLDTGQLRPTIKASPAPCSLIHFSGLLLVGNQVSVHLLPPDMSCYDQCRPCQPCGPTPLASSCNEPCVRQCQNSTIVIQPSPVVVTLPGPILSSFPQNTAVGSSTSAAVGSILSCDGVPINSGCCDLSCITSRYCGSRCRPC, encoded by the exons ATGCCTCTGGACACGGGGCAGCTAAGGCCCACTATAaaagccagcccagccccgtgctctCTCATCCACTTCTCTGGCCTTCTTCTTGTTGGGAACCAGGTGAGT GTTCACCTCCTGCCACCAGACATGTCCTGCTACGACCAGTGCCGGCCATGCCAGCCCTGTGGGCCGACCCcgctggccagcagctgcaacgagccctgCGTCAGGCAGTGCCAGAACTCCACCATTGTCATCCAGCCCTCTCCCGTGGTGgtgaccctgcccggccccatcctcagctccttcccgcaGAACACGGCTGTGGGAtcctccacctctgctgccgttggcagcatcctcagctgtgACGGCGTCCCCATCAACTCTGGGTGCTGTGACCTCTCCTGCATTACCAGCCGCTACTGTGGCAGCAGGTGCCGCCCCTGCTAA
- the LOC137844378 gene encoding feather keratin Cos1-2-like: protein MPLDMGQLRPTIKASPAPCSLIHFSGLLLVKTQQVHLLPPDMSCYDQCQPCQPCGPTPLASSCNEPCVRQCQNSTIVIQPSPVVVTLPGPILSSFPQNTAVGSSTSAAVGSILSCDGVPINSGCCDLSCITSRYCGSRCRPC, encoded by the exons ATGCCTCTGGACATGGGGCAGCTAAGGCCCACTATAaaagccagcccagccccgtgctcccTTATCCACTTCTCTGGCCTTCTTCTCGTGAAGACTCAACAG GTTCACCTCCTGCCACCAGACATGTCCTGCTACGACCAGTGCCAGCCATGCCAGCCATGCGGCCCAACCCcgctggccagcagctgcaacgagccctgTGTCAGGCAGTGCCAGAACTCCACCATTGTCATCCAGCCCTCTCCTGTGGTGGTGACCCTGcctggccccatcctcagctccttcccgcaGAACACGGCTGTGGGAtcctccacctctgctgccgttggcagcatcctcagctgtgACGGCGTCCCCATCAACTCTGGGTGCTGTGACCTCTCTTGTATTACCAGCCGCTACTGTGGCAGCAGGTGCCGCCCCTGCTAA